The Novipirellula galeiformis nucleotide sequence GAAACCATCGTTGCAATCTGCTTCATCGCGTCCATCATCGGTTGTGCGTCAGCGGTTGTCTCGGCAAACTGCTGGCGAAACTCAGGGCTGTCAAAAACTTCTCGAACTTCGGCAGGCAGCGCGTACCATAAGACTTCGGGGTGACCGTTTTTTATTTCCGCTTGGATAAAGTTCACCGTCTGTTGCAACGAGCCAGATTCAGGAAACGCGAATCGGGATTGAGCGGCCGGTGTGGCGGTCTCCGCAGCCATCGCTGGTTTTGACTCAGGCTTTGTCGCGTTTTTCTCAGACGCAATTTGCTGCTCGTACAACCGTTTCGCCTCAGCCCGGCTTTCCGTGCTCAGTCGACTGATTGGCACTTTGATGACCGAACCATCGGTTTTCTCTAAAACAACCGCTTTGCCTTCGACCGCGACGTACTTCGCCTCGATACGGAACTTGCCCGAAACGTCAGACCAAGTTTCTGCTCGCAGGCTCGGTAATGCCCCAGATCCGATCAGGAACCATGAAAGCAGCCAACAAGTTTCCATCAATCGCGAGCGAAACATCCGTAGTATTCCTGTGTTTTGAAAGTGAATTGCTTTTCGAGTATGTGGTAGCGAGCGTTTGATTGTAACGTATCATCTCATCTACGACTCTTATACTTTTGACGGGGCTCATATTATGGAATAACTGGAATCAAGGGCAGCACCACTTCACGCTGAAACCAAGCCAACGGAACCTCCTCGTTTAAAGTTCTACGTCGCAGTGAACTTACACAACAACGTCACCAATCCATCGGTGCATCGCAGTTGGATTTCGTAGGAGTCCATTCAATGTGTCGCGAATGATTTCGCCAAAATGGATCGTCATGATGATGGCCACGCTTGAATCGTCGTGGAACTCGGCCATCGGCGTCGGAGCGTGTTCAATAACAACCCAAAAGAACACGACGCGTCCCTTGAATTGGACGCCATGAGTTGGACGCCACGTTTCCACGCACGACTTTGTGAACGAGGGGGCCGTTCTGGTTCGAGAAGGGCGGACTTGGGGCGGACTTTTACCAATGGAATCCTCCATGGAGCACCGCTCACGGCGATCCTTGACTGCTCGCGTTAGGGCGGTTGGGGATGTTGGCGGATTCGATTTGCGTGATTACGATCACGTGTTCACGGCGTCGTCCTAGCTATGGTTTGACGCTTGGGCCGAGGCCGCAGAAGCACCATCATCACCGCAACGCTACACCACTAACGTTCTTGGAGTCCCCACATGAAGTTTCTTTCACGAACCGTTCGCCTGCTATTGTTTTGCTTTGTATCGACGGCCATTCCGCAAGTGGGGGTCTGTGAGGATGCTCCGTCGCAGGATGATGGTAAATTGCGGATCATCGTCTTCGGCGCCCATCCGGATGATGCGGAATACCGTGCTGGTGGCTGTGGCATCAAGTGGGCCAGCTTGGGACACCACGTCAAGTTAGTTTCCGTCACCAATGGCGACATCGGCCACTGGGGGATGTCCGGTGGAGCGCTCGCCAAACGGCGAACGGCTGAAGTTCAGGCGGCCGCCAAGATCATGGGCACCACGGCCGAGGTGCTGGACATTCACGATGGCGAACTGATGCCAACGTTGGAGAACCGCAAAAAAATTGTCCGTTTGATCCGCCAGTGGAACGCCGATATCGTGATCGCTCATCGCCCTTGGGACTATCACCCCGACCATCGTTACGTGGGGGTACTCGTCCAGGATGCGTCATTTATGGTGACGGTTCCCTTCTTTTGTCCCGATGTTCCGCCGCTGAAGAAGAATCCCGTTTTCTTGTACGCCAGTGATCGATTCAAGAAGCCGTACCCGTTCCAAGCCGACATTGCCGTCTCCATCGACGATGTGTTTGAAACAAAAGTCAAAGCGATCGCCGAGCTTGAATCCCAGGTGTTTGACGGCGGCGCCTTGAGCAATGCGGAGCAAGCAGCCAAAGCACCGCCCGCTCGCTTGCCCGAGCAGCGATTGGAGAAAATCCGAGAGGTTTGGGATAACCGCGCTGGCGGGGAAGCAAGGAACTATCGTCAATCGCTATTGAAATGGTACGGTCCCGAACGGGGCCAAGAAATCAAGTACGCCGAAGCATTTGAAATCTGCGAATACGGCACCCAACCCTCCAACGAAGAAATTCGCCGACTGTTTCCGTTTTTCGACGAACAAGAACCCGTCGAAGCAAACGCTCAACGATAGACCGCAAACCTGGGTTCCGCCCGGCTCTCTCCGACACGCCACGATCTGGCAGCAGGATTTCGTGGAATCGAGAGCCACGCTGGGCTGATTGCACTTGGGGGGGCTGGGGCACTTGGGCGAACGGTATCTTGGTCGGCTGTCCACCGGCTGGTGCCGTCCAGCCATCCTAGCCCCTTCGTGTTCCTTGTTCTTTTTCTCTCAACCGCTCCTCGAATTGCTGAGGCCGCATCGCGGTTGGGTGCAGATGCAAAATTTAACGAGGCGTATTTCCAGCACTTAGCCCTGGGGGGCAGGCCACGGCGACAACGTCAAGGCTGCACCGACCCACTTGCCATGCCAACTGGAAGCGGGTCGCTGAGCTCGGCGTGATTCGCAAAACTACTTGATTGCGATGGTCGCTAACAAATCGCCTGCTTCGACTTGAGTTCCCGCTGGCGTCTGGATACTCACGACCGTTCCGCTTGCCGGAGCATTGATGGTGGTTTCCATTTTCATCGCTTCAAGCACCATCAATTTCTGGCCCTCTTTGACTTTGTCGCCTTCGGCGGCGGCAACGGTGATCACCATGCCTGGCATACTGGCGGCGACTTGGCCGGGGTCGTTTGCGTCGGCTTTGACCGCCGCTTTCACTTTGGGTTCCAGTGACTTGTCGAGCACCGACACTTCGCGTGGTTGTCCATTGAGTTCAAAGAAGACCGTGCGTGTCCCGTCGGGATGCGGTACCCCGACCGCCAGGAAGCGGACGATCAAGCGTTTGCCGGGTTCGATATCGACCGCGATCTCTTCGCCGGGCTCTTGTCCGTAGAAGAAGTTCGGTGTTGGAATCGGAGCCACGTCGCCGTAGAGATTGCGGTGTTTGGCAAAGTCTTCGAACACTTTCGGATAAAGCAAATGGGTCACCGCCGCGCGATCGCTTTCGGCGTCACCGGTTAGTTTCGCGACTTCGGCTCGGGCGGCTGCGACATCGGCAGCGGGCATCGAATCGCCGGGCCGGTTGAGCACCGGTTGTTGATCCCCCAAGACGATCTTGATGACTTCGTCGGGGAAACCGCCTAGCGGTTGTCCCATCCGGCCGCCGATCAAATCAATCACGCTGGCGGGATAGGCGAGCGATTTGTCGGCCGTCAAAACATCCTCGGCCGACATTTCGTTGGCGACCAGGAATAACGCCATGTCGCCGACCGCTTTGCTCGTCGGAGTGACTTTGACGATATCGCCAAACAAGCGATTCACGCCTGCGTAAGCTTTGCAAACGTCGGACCAGCGATCTGCAAGTCCGAGGGCACGCGCTTGTTGATAGAGATTGGTGTATTGGCCACCGGGCATCTCGTGTTCATAAAGGTCGCCGGTGGCGGGCAACACACTGCTTTCGAATGGCACGTAAAACTCGCGAGCGGCTTGCCAATAGGTTGCCAATTGGGTCAACGATTCCGTCGACAGCGACGATTCACGATCGGTATCACGCAGCGCCTCGACCAAGGTGTTCAGGTTGACTTGGCTAGTCCCGCCGGACAGCGGCGCGAGCGCGGCGTCGGCGATTTGCAACCCTTCGCCCGCAGCGGCCAGGATCGTTGCAGCTTGAATTCCCGCCGTGTCGTGGGTGTGGAAGTGAATCGGGATGCCAATTTCACTTCGCAGGGCGCGAATCAGCTCGACCGCGGCTCCGGGTTTGCAGAGCCCCGCCATGTCCTTGATCGCCAATAGGTGAGCGCCTCGTTTCTCCAGCGACTTGGCCAGTTCGACGTAGTATTTGAGGTCGTACTTGGTCCGTCGAGGGTTTTGCAGATCACCGGTGTAACAGATCGAAGCTTCACAAATACCCCCTTCGGCGAGCACGGCATCGATGGCGACGTTCATGTTTTCGAGCCAGTTCAGGGCATCGAAAACTCGGAACACGTCCATCCCCGCTTGGACCGCTTCGCGAACAAACAATCGCACAACGTTATCGGGGTAGTTCGTATAGCCGACCGCGTTGCTCGCACGCAGCAACATTTGGGTCAGGATGTTGGGGACTTGTTCGCGGAGATCGGCGAGTCGTTGCCAGGGGGATTCCCGCAAGAATCGCATGCTGGTGTCAAACGTTGCACCGCCCCACATCTCAAGCGAGAAAAGTTGAGGAGCGAGCTGCGCGTAGGCCGGAGCGATCTGCAGCATGTCATAGGTACGCACGCGAGTCGCCAGCAGCGATTGGTGTGCGTCGCGCATCGTGGTATCGGTGAACAGCAACCCTTTTTGATTCTGCACCCATTTAACCAATCCTTCCGCCCCTTCGCGTCGGAAGACGTCCTTGGTGCCTTCGGGCAGTTTTCCGCCGGGCAGCTCGCTTCGCTTTTTCAGTGGAGGAAGCGGCGCTGGCAAGCGGCGTGTCGCGACGGGACGGCCGACGACCAAGGGGTTGCCGTTGACGATCGTTTCGCCGAGGAACGCCAGTAATTTACTGGCGCGATCGCGACGGCGTGGCAATTCAAACAGCGACGGGGTTTGGTCAATCAACCGCGTCGTGGCCTCGCCGGCAAGGAACGTAGGGTGATTGATCATTTTGATCAAAAACGGAATGTTCGTCTTCACGCCACGAATGCGAAATTCATGCAAACAACGGTCCATGCGTGACGCCGCCGAGGCCAGCGAGGGAGCTCGCGTGGTCACTTTCACGAGCATCGAATCGTAGAACGGGTTGACCACCGCACCACTAAAAGCGCTGCCGGCGTCGAGTCGAATGCCGAGTCCGGCCGCCGAGCGGTAATGGCTGATGCGGCCGTAGTCAGGTCGGAATTGGTTGCTCGGGTCTTCGGTCGTGACGCGGCACTGCATCGCAAAACCGCTGGTACGAATGTCGTCTTGAGTACCGAGCGCGACGACTTCGCTATCGAGTGCATGCCCTTGGGCGACCAAAATCTGGGTGCGAACAATATCGATGCCGGTGACCTCTTCGGTCACGGTGTGTTCGACTTGGATGCGTGGATTGACTTCGATGAAGTAGAATTGCTCGGCATCGACGTCGTACAGGAATTCGACGGTGCCGGCATTTTCATACCCGCTGTGTTCGTCTCCAACGGCGCGGCCGATTTTGATCGCTGCATCGCAGAGGGCGTTGCGGACGTCGGGGGCGAGGTTGGGCGCGGGAGCGATTTCGACTACTTTTTGGTGGCGACGCTGAACGCTGCAGTCCCGCTCCCAGAGGTGGACGAGATTGTTGTGTCGGTCACCGATCAATTGGACTTCGATGTGACGGGCTCGTTGGACGAAGCGTTCGACGAACACCTCGTCGCTGCCGAAGGCTGTTTTCGCTTCGCGTTGGGCAGCTTCGAGCGCGGCGGGCAATTCGTCCGCAGTGTTGACGACGCGCATGCCGCGGCCACCGCCCCCCTTGGACGCTTTTAGAATCACTGGATAGCCCATCGATTCGGCAATCTCGCGTGCCTCGTCGACGCCGGACAGGGCTTCGTTTTTGCCACCCAAGATGGGGACGTTGGCGGCTTCCGCGATCTTTCGTGCGGCCGTCTTGTCGCCGAGTTGTTCGAGCGAGTTAACGCTCGGACCGACAAACAGTATGCCTGCATTCTCGAGCGCGCGAGCAAACTCTGGATTTTCGGACAAGAATCCGTAGCCAGGATGGACGGCGTCGACGTCATGCTTTTTGCATAATTCGACAATCGCTTCGATGTTCAAATAGGAGCGGATCGGTTCGCCCGGTTCGCCAATTTGATAGGCCTCGTCCGCCTTGAAGCGGTGCAGGGCGTAGCGATCTTCGTGAGAGTAGATGGCAACCGTCCGGATCCCCAGTTCTGTTGCACTGCGGAAGACACGGGTGGCAATTTCGCTGCGATTCGCGACAAGAAGTTTTCGGACAGGTCGAATCGTCATGATCAGGTCGGCAATCCAAAGAGAGGTCGTCGGGAGGATTGTCGTCGTCGAACGGGCGTAAGCCTCGCGGTTCACCGCACTCGACCCAGACTTGGGCGGCTGCGGTGAAATTCGATTCGGACACCTATGTTTGAGGGGTTAGGGACGGGGCAATTCGGCGGGAGTTTTTCGGCACGATCTTTTCGCCCCACTGCAATCTAGCGAAACTGGCACTTCGGGTCATGTGGGGTGCCGATGCCGTGTCCCCCAATCGCTCTCAAAGGACTACAATTTGAGGCAGCACAAATCGCTTGAATCGGCTAAGGTGAATGGTTGATTCAGGCATGAAACCGGCATTGATGCCGGCATTAAAATTGTTGATCCCCAAGACAGTATGGTCCGAAAGAGCATGGCAAGCGTTGATTCGACCCCTCCTGATACTGACGAACCGGCACGTGGTAGCTCGTCGGATCCGAATCCAGCTAACGGTATATTGGGCGCCGACGCGTCCACGGGTCAGGAGAACGGTGACAAGCTGGCTCAACCGAAAAAACGGGGGGTTCCCGAAGGGTTGTGGGTGAAATGCCCTGGTTGTGGTGCTTCGGTTTACAAAAAAGAGATCGCCCAGCGGCTCAACGTGTGTCCGAAATGCGACTATCACTTTTACGTCTCCGCCCACGAACGAATCGCACAAGTCTTGGACGAAGGCACGTTCGAGTCGATGAACGAGCATCTACGCCCTACCGATCCGTTGGAGTTTGCCGATCGACGCAAATATTCGGATCGTTTGACGACCGAGCAGAAACGCACCGGGTTGACCGACGCCGTTTTGACGGGAACCGGAATGATCCGTGCCCGTCGCGTCGCGTTCGCAGTCACCGACAGCGCGTTCATCATGGGAAGCATGGGGTCGGTGGTTGGCGAGCGATTGGCTCGCTTGATCGAATTTGCCACCGAACAGAATCTGCCGCTGATCATCATCAGTGCGAGTGGCGGGGGAGCTCGGATGCACGAAGGGATCCTGTCGCTGATGCAAATGGCCAAAGTGACTGCGGCGCTTGCCCGTTACGATGCGGCCGGCGGATTGTTTGTCAGCGTGCTGACCAACCCTACGATGGGGGGCGTGGCGGCCAGTTTTGCTTCGCTGGGGGATCTTGTTTTTGCGGAGCCCAAGGCATTGATCGGATTCGCGGGCCCGCGAACGATAAAAGCGACGATCGGAATTGAGTTACCCGAAGGGTTCCAGACCAGCGAATTTTTGCTGGAGCACGGTTATATCGACCGGATTGTGCCGCGAAAAAAACTGAAGACCGAGATTGCGCGCGCGATCGACTATTGTGGAAAGTAGAGTTCAATCAGGGTGGCGGGACTGACCGCCGCTCCTTGATCTCGGAATGCCGTTTCTTTTCTCCTGTTCTTGATGCTCGCGTGACCTATGGGCCTGTTCGATTCGTTAATGGCCAAATTCGGTTCGTCACAGGCGAAAGCCAATGCGCGAATTAACGTGGAGTTGCGGTTCGATCGGATGCGGACCAGCGCTACCGGGACGATGAGTAATTTCTTCGTCGCGATCGACCGTGAAAACAAACGCACCGTTGGCGTCAAATTGCTTGATGTCGAGAAAATGGAGCAGTTTGAGGCGCGGTTCAAAGGGCTAAAGAAGCCGAGTGAAGGCGAAATCGCCTTGGGGATGAAGCACCCGAATGTTGTCGAGACTTACGAAGCGGGGCTGACCACCAAAGGGCAACCGATCCTGGTGATGGAGTATATCGAGGGACCGAGCCTGCAGCACGTCATCGTGAACCGTCAAGAAACGGAGTTAAAAGGGAAGCGGATGGCGTTAATCCGTCAGATGGCCGAAGCGATTCGCTACGTTCATTCGCGTGATTTCATTCATCGCGACATCTGCCCTCGCAATTTCATCTGCTTTCCCGACTTCAGCGGTCTCAAGCTGATCGATTTCGGATTGACGGTGCCCGCGACGCGTCACTTCATGGCTCCTGGTAATCGAACCGGCACGCCACTTTACATGTCACCCGAGATCGTTCGGCGTCGACCGACCGATCGTCGCGTGGACATTTTCTCCTTCGGTATCACCTGTTACAGCTTGTGCTGCTTTGAGCACCCTTGGCAAGGGGATGTGGTCAATGGCAAAGCGGCACTGCATCATGACACCTCGCCTCCGAAGGACCTGATCACGCGTTGCCCGGGGATCGAACCTCGGCTGGCGCGGGCGATTATGGGAGCGCTGCATCCGAACGTCGAGCAGCGCATCGCGAGCATGGATCAGTTCCTACAGGCAGTGAAATCGCTCGAAGGACTGGATTATTAGCCCCTCAGGTTAGGAAATCTCATCGGAATCGTCTGCCCGATGTCCGCGAAAAACGTCACAATCCGATCCTGCTGGTAAACCAGGTAGGGTTTAACCGTTTTAAGTACGTTTTCGTTGACACTCTATTTATGGGCTAACTATACTTCATTGATCGCGTGGAGTGAATCATCTCCTCTCGGACATCGGAGCGTGCCAGCGTTGCTGAATTTGCGTCTGACGCAATTCGCTCGCCCAGTGGCGTAGCTGGATCTCTTGATTAGTCGGGGATCTCTTGTCGGTCGGAACGTATACGGAATTTTCGCAATGACCCTACTCGGGAAGTCGTTCTCAGTCATCATCCTCATCCTCAGCTTGACCTTTATGGTTCTGGCTTTGGCCGTCAACGCATCTCACCGCAATTGGCGGGACGTGGTGACCGGAGCTGGAGGACTGAAAGAACAAATTGAAAACTATGAATCAACGAACGAGCAGCTTCGCGACACGCAGCAACGCGTCGAAGCCTCGTTAGCTCGTGAACAAGCCGCGCGTCGAACGGCCCTTGCCGCATTGACGACCCAGTTGGATCAATTGAAAGACCAGCTGCAAAAACGCGAAGAGAGCTACCAACAAAAGGAAGCTCAGAACACGGTGTTTGCTCAGACCGACCGCAGCCGCGCACTGCAACTCGAAGAGTTGACTGCCGAAGCGAATCGATTGCGGCAACAAATTCGCAAAGAACAAGAAGATCGCGATACGTTGTTCACGCAAACGTTGAAGTTGACCGATCAAATGAACAAATTACGCGGGGTGGTCCAAATCCAATCGGAGCGTAATGAGCAATTGATGGCCCAGGTCACACGCTACAAAGAAGTGGTCGATTCCAAGGGGATCGATATCCACGAGCCGCTCGATGGATCTCCGCCGGATCGTAACGGAACCGTGCTCGTGATCAATCGACCCAAAAAGCTAGTCGAACTCTCGATCGGATACGATGACGGATTGCGATCGGGACACCAGCTCGAAGTCAGCCGAAATGGTCGTTACGTGGGCAAAGTTCGCGTCTTGAAAATTGAACCGGAGCGAGCCGTGGCGGAAATCCTAGCTGACTTCACTAACGGGATTATCCAGGAGGGCGACCGTGTCGACACTACCCTCGAGTGAGAAATCACGTAAACAACCCCCCAGCATCTACACGGTCATTCTGGTCTTGGCGATGTTGTTCATGCTCGTTGCGGTAATCGCAATGGTCGTCGAACTTGGCCGTTGGGCTCCCGATTACTATCGCACTAACACCGCCCGACCGGGCGCCATGCTGGTGCCCGCGAGCCCCACATCGATGTTGGCCTAGTTCCCAGACGGGCTAAATCACGGATCTTTTAAATCCCCGTTCGCCTCAGTGGCGGAGCGGGGATTTTTCGTTTGTCGATGTCATTTGTCTGGGCATCGATCTGGGCCGGACGTCAGGGCAGAAGATCATCCGATGCTGGCAAAAAGCTGTGGCAGCGTCCGGCGGCTTCCGCGTCCGCTACGCAACCGATGCTCCCGAGGGATCGTCGATTATCGTCGATTTTGGTGTCTTGGTCGGGGGGCGTGGCTTGGTTGGCGGGAATGGCATTGTTGGCCGCTACGAATCCGCGTCTGGGCGACTTGTGGACGGTTGATTTTGTTGCCAACATATTCCTTGCACTGACGCATTCTGCGTTCGTCGCTTGGCGAGAGCGATCGTCTCTCACCGAGAAGCAGTCCACCCTTATTGTTTGTCAAAGCAATACCACTCCCATGAAAGTCTCTGCTCCCAAGGTCGAGCGCATCTCGACGATTGATTCTCACACTTGCGGCGAACCGACTCGAACGATCGTTTCGGGAGGCCCGGTGCTTGGCTCCGGGACCTTGCTTCAGCGCCAACATCGATTTGCCAAAGATTTTGACCACTACCGCAGCGCGGTGATCAATGAGCCCCGTGGAAACGACGTCCTGGTCGGTGCATTGCTGTGCAAACCTTCGAGTCCGGAATGCGCGGCGGGCGTCATTTTCTTTAACAATCTCGGCTATCTCGGCATGTGTGGCCGCGGCGTGATTGGGGTTGCGGTCACCCTCGCTTATTTAGGTCGCATCGGTTCCGGTTACCATCAACTTGAAACGCCGGTGGGAGTGGTTGGCTTTGAGCTCGATGAGGATCTGCATCGCGTCACGTTTGAGAGCGTGGCGAGTTATCGCTATCGCGCCAATGTCGCGATCGATGTCCCCGGCTTTGGCGAAGTGGTCGGAGATATCGCTTGGGGGGGCAATTGGTTCTTTCTCGTCCGCAGCGATGCGTCTAAAATTCGCCCCCAGCATCTGGACGACTTGTTGACGTTCAGCAAAGCGATTCGCAAGGCGCTCGAAGACCAACAAATCCACGGTTATGGTGGCCAGAGGGTCGATCATGTGCAGCTGCACTGCGATTCGGGGGCCGGAGGCGGGCGTAATTTTGTGCTCGGTCCAGGGGGCCAATGGGACCGTTCTCCCTGCAGCACTGGCACGAATGCGAAGGTCGCCTGCCTAGCGGCCGAAGGCAAACTGGACCCCGGAAAACGTTGGCATCAAGAGAGTATCATTGGAACGCGTTTCGAATCTCGTTATCGTGTTCCCGGCCTTGAGGAAGTGAAGCAGCTT carries:
- the accD gene encoding acetyl-CoA carboxylase, carboxyltransferase subunit beta; this encodes MASVDSTPPDTDEPARGSSSDPNPANGILGADASTGQENGDKLAQPKKRGVPEGLWVKCPGCGASVYKKEIAQRLNVCPKCDYHFYVSAHERIAQVLDEGTFESMNEHLRPTDPLEFADRRKYSDRLTTEQKRTGLTDAVLTGTGMIRARRVAFAVTDSAFIMGSMGSVVGERLARLIEFATEQNLPLIIISASGGGARMHEGILSLMQMAKVTAALARYDAAGGLFVSVLTNPTMGGVAASFASLGDLVFAEPKALIGFAGPRTIKATIGIELPEGFQTSEFLLEHGYIDRIVPRKKLKTEIARAIDYCGK
- a CDS encoding serine/threonine protein kinase, encoding MGLFDSLMAKFGSSQAKANARINVELRFDRMRTSATGTMSNFFVAIDRENKRTVGVKLLDVEKMEQFEARFKGLKKPSEGEIALGMKHPNVVETYEAGLTTKGQPILVMEYIEGPSLQHVIVNRQETELKGKRMALIRQMAEAIRYVHSRDFIHRDICPRNFICFPDFSGLKLIDFGLTVPATRHFMAPGNRTGTPLYMSPEIVRRRPTDRRVDIFSFGITCYSLCCFEHPWQGDVVNGKAALHHDTSPPKDLITRCPGIEPRLARAIMGALHPNVEQRIASMDQFLQAVKSLEGLDY
- a CDS encoding PIG-L deacetylase family protein, whose amino-acid sequence is MKFLSRTVRLLLFCFVSTAIPQVGVCEDAPSQDDGKLRIIVFGAHPDDAEYRAGGCGIKWASLGHHVKLVSVTNGDIGHWGMSGGALAKRRTAEVQAAAKIMGTTAEVLDIHDGELMPTLENRKKIVRLIRQWNADIVIAHRPWDYHPDHRYVGVLVQDASFMVTVPFFCPDVPPLKKNPVFLYASDRFKKPYPFQADIAVSIDDVFETKVKAIAELESQVFDGGALSNAEQAAKAPPARLPEQRLEKIREVWDNRAGGEARNYRQSLLKWYGPERGQEIKYAEAFEICEYGTQPSNEEIRRLFPFFDEQEPVEANAQR
- a CDS encoding proline racemase family protein, which gives rise to MKVSAPKVERISTIDSHTCGEPTRTIVSGGPVLGSGTLLQRQHRFAKDFDHYRSAVINEPRGNDVLVGALLCKPSSPECAAGVIFFNNLGYLGMCGRGVIGVAVTLAYLGRIGSGYHQLETPVGVVGFELDEDLHRVTFESVASYRYRANVAIDVPGFGEVVGDIAWGGNWFFLVRSDASKIRPQHLDDLLTFSKAIRKALEDQQIHGYGGQRVDHVQLHCDSGAGGGRNFVLGPGGQWDRSPCSTGTNAKVACLAAEGKLDPGKRWHQESIIGTRFESRYRVPGLEEVKQLGLLGIAPSQSLGDTVAATSAVIIPSIAGEASVTAESQLMLDPDDAFRYGIPV
- a CDS encoding pyruvate carboxylase, which gives rise to MTIRPVRKLLVANRSEIATRVFRSATELGIRTVAIYSHEDRYALHRFKADEAYQIGEPGEPIRSYLNIEAIVELCKKHDVDAVHPGYGFLSENPEFARALENAGILFVGPSVNSLEQLGDKTAARKIAEAANVPILGGKNEALSGVDEAREIAESMGYPVILKASKGGGGRGMRVVNTADELPAALEAAQREAKTAFGSDEVFVERFVQRARHIEVQLIGDRHNNLVHLWERDCSVQRRHQKVVEIAPAPNLAPDVRNALCDAAIKIGRAVGDEHSGYENAGTVEFLYDVDAEQFYFIEVNPRIQVEHTVTEEVTGIDIVRTQILVAQGHALDSEVVALGTQDDIRTSGFAMQCRVTTEDPSNQFRPDYGRISHYRSAAGLGIRLDAGSAFSGAVVNPFYDSMLVKVTTRAPSLASAASRMDRCLHEFRIRGVKTNIPFLIKMINHPTFLAGEATTRLIDQTPSLFELPRRRDRASKLLAFLGETIVNGNPLVVGRPVATRRLPAPLPPLKKRSELPGGKLPEGTKDVFRREGAEGLVKWVQNQKGLLFTDTTMRDAHQSLLATRVRTYDMLQIAPAYAQLAPQLFSLEMWGGATFDTSMRFLRESPWQRLADLREQVPNILTQMLLRASNAVGYTNYPDNVVRLFVREAVQAGMDVFRVFDALNWLENMNVAIDAVLAEGGICEASICYTGDLQNPRRTKYDLKYYVELAKSLEKRGAHLLAIKDMAGLCKPGAAVELIRALRSEIGIPIHFHTHDTAGIQAATILAAAGEGLQIADAALAPLSGGTSQVNLNTLVEALRDTDRESSLSTESLTQLATYWQAAREFYVPFESSVLPATGDLYEHEMPGGQYTNLYQQARALGLADRWSDVCKAYAGVNRLFGDIVKVTPTSKAVGDMALFLVANEMSAEDVLTADKSLAYPASVIDLIGGRMGQPLGGFPDEVIKIVLGDQQPVLNRPGDSMPAADVAAARAEVAKLTGDAESDRAAVTHLLYPKVFEDFAKHRNLYGDVAPIPTPNFFYGQEPGEEIAVDIEPGKRLIVRFLAVGVPHPDGTRTVFFELNGQPREVSVLDKSLEPKVKAAVKADANDPGQVAASMPGMVITVAAAEGDKVKEGQKLMVLEAMKMETTINAPASGTVVSIQTPAGTQVEAGDLLATIAIK